The genomic stretch ATGGATTTATTGTCCGCCCTTGCTACGATTGGTCTGGACCTAATCAACTCAGTAGATGCTATTCGAATTATGCGAAACAAAGCCGAGACAATCAGGAATCTTGTCCATCATGGCATCCCTGTACCTAAGACATTGATTACTGAGTCTATAGAAGATGCAGCTACTTTCGTCGAGAAGAACAGTCCCTGTGTTTTGAAACCACTTCTCGGTTTTGGTGGGAGCGGTGTCAGGTTAATCAAGAAGGAATTCGATATTCGGAATATATATGATATCCTCAAGTTTCATAGTCAACAATATGGTAAGGGGGCTTTCCTGCTCCAAGAGTACATAGAAAGCCCAGGTTATGATATTCGGGCTCTTGTGGTTGATGGTGAGGTTATTGCTGATATGCAGCGTGTTAGTACTGATGGTATCGTTACGAATATCCATGCCGGAGGCACGGCGAGACCAAACGATTTGGAAATCGAAGGTCTTGCTAAAAAAGTAGCGGGGGCAGTAGATGGTCGACTGGTGGGTGTTGACATCATTCCTGCTAAGAAAGGCAAGTGTTTTGTACTTGAAGCGAACGCGACGCCCGGCTGGACTGGTTTGCAGAGTGTTACAGAAATCAGTATTGCAGAACGAATCGCGGAAAGTTTCGTTCGGAAAGACCGTAACAAAGGCGAAGGTTTTTAAGATTCGTTAGTTGCCGTTCGGTCAGATTGCTGGTAAACAGCACTCACAATTATCCTAATTCGATGAAATCCGTCCTGAGAATACAGGACCGTAAAACGAAGTTTTGAGGTAACCCAATTTTGACAGAAGCCGCTGAAACTGCGCACGAAGATGTGGACTATTTACGAGCCAGACTAAGAGAGCTCAAGACAGAAGCACGAGAGTATCTCGAGGAGCTCAGAAGAAACCGCGATAAGATGCGCGAGTACAAGAAGATTAGAGATGAACATAACGACGAAGTTCGGAAGCTCATAGAATCGGTCAAATCTGAGCGAGAAGAACGAGATCGCATCAATGCTGAGATAGCCGAATGGAAAGAGAAACGCGATGCACTCCATGAACAGCTTAGAAGCGTCTATGATGAAATCCGGGAGCTCCGAAGTAATCTTGTTGGTAGCCCATCAACCGACCAGCGTAGATTGATGCGTCGCGTTGAAGAACTTGAATGGCGTCAACAAACCGAACAGCTTACGATGGAAGAAGAACGAGAGATTGTGGAAGAAATCGCTCGGCTTGAGGCAAAGTTGGTCAAGATAAATCAGGAGAAGGAGAAACAGGATCGGATTAGTGAACTGCGTCGTCGTGCTCGGAAGTTCAAAGAGGAGGCTGGAGACGCTCATCAGCATGTACTTGACTTGTCCGAGCAGTCTCAAATCCATCACAAAGAGGTTGTTCGTATTCGTCCTGAACTTGAAGAAGAGAAGGACAAGGCGGATAAGGCACATCAGAACTTTGTTGAATGGCTGAAGAAGGTAAAAGCGGGCGAGAAGAAGCTCAAAAAGATTCGCTCTGAAATAGATGACATATACAAGAAGCTCCGGAAGCAGGAAGCAGAATCTCGTGAGATACAAGCCCATGAGCGTAAGAGTAGGCGCCGTGAACGTCGTAAGGAACGCGTTGATGAAGCCGTCAAAAAGATGAAAGATGGAGAACGAATGACTTTCGATTCCCC from Candidatus Thorarchaeota archaeon encodes the following:
- a CDS encoding RimK family alpha-L-glutamate ligase; amino-acid sequence: MSGKTLRFGLLSSDPFSRRVSELETALQKLGVEAIHILPWKVKRTVGDGKYEIIQENRNLIDLDVVIVLDIGASDIGSYLSRMDLLSALATIGLDLINSVDAIRIMRNKAETIRNLVHHGIPVPKTLITESIEDAATFVEKNSPCVLKPLLGFGGSGVRLIKKEFDIRNIYDILKFHSQQYGKGAFLLQEYIESPGYDIRALVVDGEVIADMQRVSTDGIVTNIHAGGTARPNDLEIEGLAKKVAGAVDGRLVGVDIIPAKKGKCFVLEANATPGWTGLQSVTEISIAERIAESFVRKDRNKGEGF